A single region of the Coleofasciculus chthonoplastes PCC 7420 genome encodes:
- a CDS encoding RNA-guided endonuclease InsQ/TnpB family protein, whose translation MRTAYQYKLRPTKQQVIELDRWLAMLCAEYNYLLADRFNWYEQNRSPVNACPLICHLPELRDPPDYYSQKKTLPQLKKTHPWYKEIYSQVLQDVVKRVKVTFDKFLKGDSNGQRSGKPRFKARNRYRTLTYPQMKDGCWQGNLINLPMFGQVKVILHRSIPDGFKIKTASVTKKADGYYLTLSMADKTVPEIKPDFHPDSITGIDVGLKEFLTTADGETIAIPQHYRKAQKRLGVIQKRVARRKKGSKGRLKAIKQLGKQHKQVADKRKDFHFKTANYLLSKYDVVAHENLNIKGLVRTRLSKSVLDAGWSNFLSILTNKAENAGKLVIPVSAHNTSQDCSNCGEKVPKKLHVRWHDCPHCGCSLDRDHNAAINIKNRAEGHPVLKAQRLLRNSRIG comes from the coding sequence ATGAGAACCGCTTATCAGTACAAGCTACGCCCAACCAAACAGCAAGTCATTGAACTTGACAGATGGCTAGCTATGCTGTGCGCTGAGTACAACTATTTGTTGGCTGATAGATTCAACTGGTATGAGCAAAACCGTTCTCCAGTAAACGCTTGTCCCTTAATCTGTCATCTTCCTGAATTAAGAGACCCCCCAGATTACTATTCTCAGAAAAAAACTTTACCTCAACTAAAGAAAACCCATCCCTGGTATAAAGAAATTTACTCCCAAGTCCTACAGGATGTAGTCAAGAGAGTAAAGGTAACGTTTGATAAATTCCTCAAAGGCGATAGCAACGGCCAACGTAGCGGGAAGCCAAGGTTTAAAGCCCGTAACCGATATCGCACCTTGACTTATCCCCAGATGAAAGATGGGTGTTGGCAAGGTAATCTAATCAACTTACCGATGTTCGGCCAAGTTAAAGTTATCCTACATCGCTCTATCCCTGATGGATTCAAAATAAAAACAGCATCTGTTACCAAGAAAGCTGATGGTTACTATCTGACCTTATCGATGGCAGACAAGACAGTTCCGGAAATAAAGCCAGATTTTCACCCAGATTCAATTACAGGGATTGACGTAGGTTTAAAGGAATTCTTGACAACTGCCGATGGTGAAACTATTGCGATACCTCAACATTACCGTAAAGCTCAAAAACGGTTAGGAGTTATCCAGAAACGGGTAGCCCGCCGGAAAAAGGGGAGTAAGGGTAGGCTTAAGGCTATCAAGCAACTAGGAAAACAACACAAGCAGGTAGCAGATAAACGGAAGGACTTTCACTTCAAGACAGCTAATTATCTGCTGTCGAAATATGATGTAGTTGCTCATGAAAATTTAAATATTAAAGGACTTGTTCGCACCCGATTGTCTAAATCTGTGTTGGATGCTGGGTGGTCAAACTTTCTGTCGATACTGACAAACAAAGCCGAGAATGCTGGGAAGTTGGTAATTCCAGTAAGCGCCCATAACACATCACAAGATTGCTCCAATTGCGGCGAGAAAGTACCCAAAAAGTTGCACGTTCGATGGCATGATTGCCCCCATTGTGGATGCAGTCTTGACCGTGATCATAACGCAGCTATCAACATAAAAAATAGAGCGGAGGGGCATCCCGTTCTTAAAGCTCAACGTCTCCTACGCAATAGCCGGATTGGTTGA
- the btpA gene encoding photosystem I biogenesis protein BtpA, producing MNLQQIFKTPNPIIGVVHLLPLPTSPRWGGSLKAVIDRAEQEATALASGGVDGVIVENFFDAPFTKNQVDPAVVSAMTLIVGRLMNLVTLPVGINVLRNDAQSAIAIASCVRAQFIRVNVLTGVMATDQGLIEGQAYELLRYRRELGSDVQILADVLVKHGRPLGSPNLTTAVQETIERGLADGVILSGWATGSPPSLEDLELASAAANGTPVFIGSGANWENIPTLMQAADGVIVSSSLKRRGRIEQPIDPIRVSQFVEAVRRGVNTTASPKPMSSVKLHSK from the coding sequence GTGAACTTACAACAAATTTTCAAAACACCCAATCCCATCATTGGCGTTGTGCATCTGTTACCCCTGCCAACGTCTCCCCGTTGGGGAGGAAGTTTAAAAGCGGTGATTGATCGAGCCGAACAAGAGGCGACAGCACTGGCATCAGGGGGAGTTGATGGGGTAATCGTGGAGAATTTTTTTGATGCTCCCTTCACCAAAAACCAAGTCGATCCCGCTGTCGTCAGTGCGATGACCTTAATTGTGGGACGGTTGATGAATTTGGTCACATTACCCGTGGGGATCAACGTGTTACGCAATGATGCCCAAAGCGCGATCGCGATCGCCAGTTGTGTCCGTGCCCAGTTTATTCGGGTGAATGTTCTCACCGGAGTCATGGCAACGGATCAAGGATTAATCGAAGGACAAGCTTACGAACTGTTGCGGTATCGCCGAGAACTCGGTAGTGATGTGCAAATTTTAGCTGATGTCTTGGTTAAGCATGGACGCCCCTTGGGATCACCGAATTTGACTACGGCGGTACAAGAAACCATCGAACGAGGGTTAGCCGATGGCGTCATCCTCTCCGGCTGGGCAACAGGTAGTCCTCCCAGTCTAGAAGACTTAGAATTAGCCTCAGCCGCCGCTAATGGAACGCCTGTATTCATCGGTAGCGGTGCCAACTGGGAAAATATTCCCACCTTGATGCAAGCCGCCGACGGGGTGATTGTCTCCAGTTCCCTGAAACGACGGGGACGAATTGAGCAACCCATTGACCCGATTCGCGTCAGTCAATTTGTGGAAGCGGTACGACGTGGTGTTAACACGACAGCGTCGCCGAAACCCATGTCTTCGGTCAAGTTACATTCTAAGTAG
- a CDS encoding inositol monophosphatase family protein, protein MDYLPICSSIAANLATFLDNLPYQHQSIINGNINGKAKHEIDCQASEIVRSCLADYPINLYLEGEHPKLNPHANYSIFVDPIDGTSNWLRQVGDPSFVMAIAAKSSDVTLGDLDFAYVQGLRSGDCYYGTQTAAYFQNAHSQDYTQIYCHSQVSLEDAIAYLRPGYHRAKEALSGSFPLWVCCRDIRSVDNSAMEFCEIARGAADFMVECRHLSDNYNLLAYPILKSAGGYLVDFRGNSLASLSLESEYIVDYVACGSGYLLREILHIIQRWEQNHEKSFRSFLGEIERENQVLGSQIA, encoded by the coding sequence ATGGATTACTTACCCATCTGTTCATCAATTGCCGCAAATCTAGCCACTTTTTTAGACAATCTCCCTTACCAACATCAGTCAATCATCAATGGAAACATCAATGGAAAAGCGAAACATGAAATTGATTGTCAGGCGAGTGAAATTGTCCGCTCTTGTTTAGCTGACTATCCCATTAACCTTTATCTCGAAGGAGAACATCCAAAGCTCAATCCTCACGCTAACTATTCTATATTTGTCGATCCAATCGATGGGACATCCAACTGGTTACGTCAAGTGGGTGACCCGTCTTTCGTTATGGCGATCGCGGCAAAATCATCCGACGTCACCTTAGGGGATCTCGATTTTGCTTATGTGCAAGGATTACGATCCGGAGATTGCTACTATGGGACTCAGACTGCTGCTTATTTTCAAAACGCTCACAGTCAAGACTACACTCAGATTTACTGTCACTCTCAAGTCTCCCTAGAGGACGCGATCGCCTACTTACGTCCCGGCTATCATCGGGCAAAAGAAGCATTGAGCGGCAGTTTCCCCTTGTGGGTATGCTGTCGGGATATTCGCTCCGTTGATAACTCAGCCATGGAATTTTGTGAAATCGCCCGAGGCGCTGCTGATTTCATGGTCGAATGTCGTCATCTTTCGGATAATTATAATTTGCTCGCCTATCCAATTTTAAAATCAGCCGGCGGTTATCTGGTTGATTTTCGCGGCAATTCTCTGGCGTCTCTCAGTCTGGAATCGGAATATATTGTCGATTATGTTGCCTGTGGTTCCGGCTATCTATTACGGGAAATTCTCCATATTATTCAGCGTTGGGAGCAAAATCACGAAAAAAGTTTCCGTAGTTTTTTAGGGGAAATTGAGCGGGAAAACCAAGTTTTGGGAAGTCAAATTGCTTGA
- a CDS encoding DUF1824 family protein, which translates to MSTQNSTPLTLSDAQALLEPFNCIESQPVVSDAEKEKLRQALALLAEHSDYQIFGICANTAAQGLSALKTYAQALGYQPNLDLTPIEGAVYIKYNGNSGLFYIDSYTGEHRGVLVSCQSSFEGGINEMYGHLPLDLFALSD; encoded by the coding sequence ATGTCTACCCAAAACTCTACCCCTCTAACCCTCTCAGACGCTCAAGCGCTTCTCGAACCCTTCAACTGCATTGAGAGTCAACCTGTGGTTTCAGATGCCGAAAAAGAGAAACTGCGGCAAGCCTTAGCGTTACTTGCCGAACATTCAGATTATCAAATTTTTGGTATTTGCGCGAATACAGCGGCTCAGGGTTTATCGGCGCTCAAAACCTATGCTCAAGCTTTAGGGTATCAACCGAATCTTGACCTGACTCCGATTGAGGGAGCGGTGTATATCAAATATAACGGCAATTCAGGATTGTTTTATATCGATTCCTATACGGGTGAGCATCGCGGTGTTTTAGTATCCTGCCAATCTTCCTTTGAAGGGGGTATTAATGAAATGTATGGTCATCTCCCCCTCGATTTATTTGCGTTGTCGGATTAA
- the thrC gene encoding threonine synthase, with protein sequence MTLSATNTPQTTDTFTKPCQWSGLIETYRSYLPVTASTPVVTLLEGNTPLIPTPALSEAVGKGVKVLVKYDGLNPTGSFKDRGMTLAISKAKEAGAKAVICASTGNTSASAAAYATRGDMQAFVLIPDGYVALGKLAQALVYGAQVLAIEGNFDDCLRIVQELAANYPVTLVNSVNPYRLEGQKTGAFEIVDNLGNAPDWLCIPVGNAGNITAYWMGFCQYHQHGKCDRLPRMMGFQAAGASPLILGEPVAHPETIATAIRIGNPASWEKAVAVKDASQGQFNSVTDEEILAAYRLLASKEGIFCEPASAASVAGLLKVKDQVPTGATVVCVLTGNGLKDPDTAIQHCNNQLQRGIEPTTTAVAEVMGFSST encoded by the coding sequence ATGACTCTGTCTGCTACCAATACCCCTCAAACTACAGATACTTTTACTAAACCTTGTCAATGGTCGGGTCTAATTGAGACCTATCGGTCTTATTTACCCGTCACCGCCTCAACTCCCGTAGTGACTCTCTTGGAGGGAAATACGCCGCTGATCCCCACCCCTGCCCTTTCAGAAGCGGTGGGTAAGGGAGTCAAGGTATTGGTTAAATATGATGGTCTTAACCCGACGGGTAGCTTTAAAGATCGAGGTATGACCCTAGCGATTTCTAAAGCAAAGGAAGCTGGGGCAAAAGCCGTGATTTGTGCCAGTACGGGGAATACCTCTGCCTCGGCTGCGGCTTATGCGACTCGGGGAGATATGCAGGCTTTTGTGTTAATTCCGGATGGCTATGTCGCCTTGGGGAAGTTGGCGCAGGCATTGGTGTATGGGGCGCAGGTATTGGCAATTGAGGGAAATTTTGACGACTGCTTGCGGATTGTCCAGGAGTTAGCGGCAAATTATCCGGTAACGTTGGTGAATTCGGTCAATCCCTATCGATTGGAAGGTCAAAAAACGGGCGCGTTTGAAATTGTTGATAATTTAGGGAATGCTCCTGATTGGCTGTGTATTCCGGTGGGAAATGCCGGGAATATTACGGCGTACTGGATGGGCTTTTGCCAGTATCATCAACATGGGAAGTGCGATCGCTTACCTCGGATGATGGGATTCCAAGCGGCTGGGGCGTCACCGTTAATTCTGGGTGAACCCGTGGCGCATCCGGAAACAATCGCCACCGCGATTCGGATTGGTAATCCCGCCAGTTGGGAGAAAGCTGTTGCGGTAAAAGATGCCAGTCAGGGACAGTTTAATAGCGTTACCGATGAGGAAATTCTGGCAGCCTATCGCCTCTTAGCTTCAAAAGAAGGAATATTTTGTGAACCCGCTAGCGCTGCATCGGTGGCGGGGTTATTGAAAGTGAAAGATCAAGTTCCCACGGGAGCAACGGTGGTTTGTGTGCTGACAGGGAATGGGCTAAAAGATCCGGATACGGCGATTCAACACTGCAACAACCAATTACAGCGAGGAATTGAGCCAACCACCACCGCCGTCGCTGAGGTGATGGGATTCAGTTCAACGTGA
- a CDS encoding vitamin K epoxide reductase family protein, with product MRRRRSAPWIHRHSRPIIGAIAILGALDTAYLTLVETGVFKEAVCPTGEVINCQAVLSSSYAWLLGVPLSLFGFLAYTAIAVFAFAPQLVKSSANKDFRRQVDDGSWLLMFAGSTAMVIFSGYLVYLMSFVINAFCIYCLVSAFCSIALFVLTIIGREWEDVGQLFFTGIVVGMVALIGTLGIYGMSGEQTTAGGVDSGVIPPVTTAPTAPYGWKITTTSGEAEMELARHLTAVGAKKYGAFTCPHCHDQKELFGKEAFSEIDYIECNPAGKNPQPQVCQAAGIQGYPTWEINGQLYPGVQSLEKLADLTNYQGKRDFKYQLPR from the coding sequence ATGAGACGCCGACGTTCTGCTCCCTGGATTCATCGCCACTCCCGCCCAATCATTGGTGCGATCGCGATTCTTGGTGCTTTAGATACGGCTTACCTTACCTTGGTGGAAACTGGGGTGTTTAAAGAAGCCGTATGTCCCACAGGTGAGGTAATCAACTGTCAAGCTGTCTTAAGTAGTAGTTATGCTTGGCTTTTGGGTGTACCCCTAAGCTTGTTTGGCTTTTTAGCCTATACTGCGATCGCGGTATTTGCCTTTGCCCCCCAACTTGTTAAATCATCGGCTAACAAAGACTTTCGGCGACAAGTAGACGATGGGAGTTGGCTGCTGATGTTTGCTGGCTCAACCGCCATGGTTATCTTCAGCGGCTATCTTGTCTATTTGATGTCGTTTGTAATTAATGCCTTTTGTATCTATTGCCTGGTATCCGCCTTCTGCTCCATCGCCTTATTCGTGCTGACGATCATTGGGCGTGAGTGGGAAGATGTGGGACAACTGTTTTTCACGGGCATTGTTGTCGGTATGGTAGCGCTGATTGGCACCTTGGGTATCTATGGCATGAGTGGTGAACAGACAACGGCTGGTGGAGTAGACAGTGGCGTGATTCCCCCAGTAACCACTGCACCCACAGCCCCCTACGGCTGGAAAATAACCACCACCTCTGGCGAAGCGGAAATGGAACTCGCTCGTCATCTTACCGCCGTTGGTGCTAAAAAATATGGTGCGTTTACTTGTCCCCATTGCCACGATCAAAAGGAGTTATTTGGCAAAGAAGCCTTTAGCGAAATCGATTATATCGAGTGTAATCCGGCTGGGAAAAATCCGCAGCCTCAAGTGTGCCAAGCAGCGGGAATACAAGGGTATCCCACTTGGGAAATCAATGGTCAGTTGTATCCTGGGGTTCAGAGTTTGGAAAAATTGGCAGATTTAACCAACTACCAAGGAAAACGCGACTTTAAGTATCAATTGCCTCGGTGA
- a CDS encoding DEAD/DEAH box helicase: MTLSFNNLGLSEECLHQLEKLGFDTPTEIQSQAIPELLAGRDVVAQSQTGTGKTAAFSLPMLEQIDPNARGVQALILAPTRELARQVADAIRDLTSNRRVGIVTVYGGQSIDRQIRLLQRNAQMVVGTPGRVIDLLDRGDLKLDQVKWVVLDEADEMLSMGFIDDVKKILKQAPKERQTACFSATMPKAIRDLVNQFLKSPVTVTVELPKATPARIEQRVYMIPRGCSKSKALQPILALEDPEAALIFVRTRRSAAELTSQLQAAGHSVDEYHGDLSQSQRERLLSRFRQSQVRWVVATDIAARGLDVDHLTHVINYDLPDQVESYIHRIGRTGRAGKTGTAISLIQPFERRKLHQIERKVRQNLQVSRIPTRSQIEARRLEKLQDELREALTGERMASFLPIVRELSEEYDPHAIAAAALQMVYDHTQPELAAIEVDNKVERPKLVKRRNNKSKESVTHNRSR, translated from the coding sequence ATGACCCTTTCATTCAATAATCTGGGCTTATCTGAAGAGTGCCTCCATCAACTGGAAAAATTAGGTTTTGATACACCAACGGAAATTCAATCTCAAGCCATTCCAGAACTGTTGGCAGGGCGAGATGTGGTCGCTCAATCTCAAACCGGTACAGGGAAAACCGCTGCCTTTTCTTTGCCGATGTTGGAACAGATAGATCCTAATGCCCGAGGCGTACAAGCCTTAATTCTTGCCCCAACACGGGAATTAGCCCGACAAGTGGCAGATGCCATTCGGGACTTGACCAGCAATCGCCGTGTCGGTATAGTCACCGTCTACGGAGGACAATCTATTGATCGCCAAATTCGTCTGTTACAACGTAATGCTCAAATGGTTGTCGGGACGCCAGGACGAGTGATCGATTTGCTGGATCGAGGAGATCTCAAATTAGATCAAGTCAAATGGGTGGTCTTAGATGAAGCCGATGAAATGTTGAGCATGGGCTTTATCGATGATGTCAAGAAAATCCTCAAGCAAGCCCCGAAAGAACGCCAGACTGCCTGTTTTTCGGCAACAATGCCGAAGGCAATTCGGGATTTAGTTAACCAGTTCCTCAAATCCCCGGTGACGGTAACCGTGGAACTACCCAAAGCTACCCCAGCACGGATTGAGCAACGGGTTTATATGATCCCCCGTGGGTGTTCAAAGTCCAAAGCCCTACAGCCAATTTTGGCGCTGGAAGACCCGGAAGCCGCCCTAATTTTTGTGCGGACGCGGCGGTCAGCAGCGGAACTCACCAGTCAGTTACAAGCGGCTGGGCATAGCGTGGATGAGTATCATGGCGACCTCAGCCAAAGCCAACGGGAGCGCTTGTTGTCCCGATTCCGCCAGAGTCAGGTGCGCTGGGTGGTGGCGACGGATATTGCCGCACGGGGTCTGGATGTGGATCATCTCACCCATGTGATTAATTATGATCTGCCTGATCAGGTGGAAAGTTATATTCACCGAATTGGTCGTACCGGACGTGCTGGGAAAACCGGAACCGCGATTTCCTTGATTCAACCCTTTGAACGGCGCAAACTGCACCAGATTGAACGGAAAGTCCGGCAGAACTTACAGGTGTCTCGGATTCCCACGCGATCGCAAATCGAAGCGCGGCGCTTGGAGAAATTGCAAGATGAGTTACGAGAGGCACTCACTGGAGAACGTATGGCATCATTCCTGCCTATCGTGCGGGAGTTGAGTGAAGAATACGACCCCCACGCGATCGCTGCCGCCGCCTTGCAAATGGTCTACGACCACACGCAACCGGAGTTAGCCGCCATCGAGGTTGATAACAAAGTAGAACGTCCGAAACTGGTGAAGCGTCGTAATAACAAATCCAAAGAATCGGTCACTCATAACCGTTCTCGGTAA
- a CDS encoding HAD-IIA family hydrolase — protein MNELRGKQAFICDMDGVIYHGNRLLPGVEAFLDWLKASEKKFLFLTNSSERSPRELREKLKRLGVEVPEEHFYTSALATAAFLAQQCPGGSAFVIGEAGLTNALYDAGFSMNDTNPDYVVVGETRSYSFEKLEQAAQLVIKGAKLIGTNPDLTGPSEKGIVPATGALIAPLELTTGAKAYFVGKPNPLMMRHALKKLGCRREDTAIIGDRMDTDIIAGIESEIETALVLSGVTRQEDLIHFAYRPHYILPGVGDLVP, from the coding sequence ATGAATGAGCTACGCGGCAAACAGGCATTTATCTGTGATATGGATGGCGTGATTTACCACGGCAACCGCTTACTGCCAGGAGTGGAGGCATTTTTGGACTGGTTAAAAGCGTCGGAAAAGAAATTTCTGTTCTTGACTAATAGCAGTGAGCGATCGCCTCGGGAGTTGCGGGAGAAGCTAAAACGGTTAGGCGTAGAAGTCCCGGAGGAACATTTCTACACCAGCGCCTTGGCAACAGCGGCATTTTTGGCTCAACAATGTCCCGGAGGAAGTGCCTTTGTGATTGGGGAAGCCGGGTTGACAAATGCGCTGTATGATGCTGGGTTTTCCATGAACGATACCAACCCCGATTATGTGGTGGTGGGCGAGACGCGCAGTTATAGCTTTGAGAAATTAGAACAGGCGGCGCAGTTAGTGATTAAAGGGGCAAAGTTAATTGGCACAAATCCTGACTTAACTGGACCGAGTGAGAAAGGAATTGTGCCAGCGACAGGGGCGTTAATTGCACCCTTGGAACTGACGACGGGGGCGAAAGCCTATTTTGTCGGCAAGCCAAATCCCCTAATGATGCGCCATGCTCTGAAGAAGCTAGGCTGTCGTCGCGAGGATACAGCCATCATTGGCGATCGCATGGATACGGATATCATCGCCGGGATTGAGTCAGAAATCGAGACGGCATTGGTGTTATCCGGAGTCACCCGCCAAGAGGATTTAATCCATTTTGCCTATCGTCCCCACTATATTTTGCCAGGAGTGGGGGATTTAGTCCCTTGA
- the rimO gene encoding 30S ribosomal protein S12 methylthiotransferase RimO has translation MGNKPTIAISHLGCEKNRIDTEHILGLLVQAGYPVDSNEDLAEYVIVNTCSFIEAARTESVRTLVELAEANKKIVIAGCMAQHFQEKLLAELPEAVAVVGTGDYQNIVEVIERVEAGERVKAVSAEPTYIADETTPRYRTTSEGVAYLRVAEGCNYRCAFCIIPYLRGNQRSRTIESIVAEAEQLASQGVQELILISQITTNYGVDLYGEPKLAELLRALGKVDIPWIRMHYAYPTGLTEPVMAAIQETPNVLPYLDLPLQHSHPEVLRAMNRPWQGRVNDQIIDHIKTALPNAVLRTTFIVGFPGETEQHFNHLLQFVQHHEFDHVGVFTFSPEEGTPAYNLPNSVPQAVMEERRQTLMAVQQPITLKKNQGEVGKIVDVLIEQENPSTGKQIGRSARFAPEVDGLVYVQGEAPLGTIVEVEITDAGIYDLYGSVVPSPLLVVG, from the coding sequence ATGGGCAACAAGCCAACCATTGCCATTTCTCATTTAGGCTGTGAAAAAAATCGTATTGATACGGAGCATATCCTGGGTCTGCTGGTTCAAGCGGGCTACCCAGTCGATAGCAACGAAGATTTAGCCGAATATGTTATTGTAAATACCTGTAGCTTCATAGAGGCAGCGCGGACAGAATCAGTTCGCACGTTAGTTGAGCTAGCAGAAGCCAATAAGAAAATTGTTATTGCTGGCTGCATGGCACAACATTTCCAAGAGAAATTGTTGGCAGAATTGCCAGAAGCTGTAGCTGTAGTCGGAACGGGCGATTATCAAAATATCGTCGAAGTGATAGAACGGGTAGAAGCAGGAGAACGGGTCAAAGCCGTTTCAGCCGAACCCACCTATATTGCGGATGAAACAACGCCGCGCTATCGCACAACCTCAGAAGGAGTCGCTTACCTGCGAGTAGCAGAAGGATGTAACTATCGGTGCGCCTTCTGCATTATTCCGTATCTGAGGGGAAACCAGCGATCGCGAACGATTGAATCAATTGTGGCGGAAGCTGAACAATTGGCGTCCCAAGGCGTGCAGGAATTAATCCTCATTTCTCAAATCACAACCAACTATGGCGTCGATCTGTATGGAGAACCCAAGTTAGCTGAACTATTGCGGGCATTAGGTAAGGTGGATATCCCCTGGATTCGGATGCACTATGCCTATCCGACGGGTTTAACCGAGCCAGTGATGGCAGCAATTCAGGAAACGCCTAATGTTCTGCCTTACTTGGATTTACCCCTACAGCATTCCCATCCAGAAGTCCTGCGTGCAATGAACCGTCCTTGGCAGGGGCGAGTGAATGATCAGATTATTGATCACATTAAAACCGCCTTGCCGAATGCGGTGCTGAGGACTACCTTTATCGTCGGGTTTCCTGGCGAGACAGAGCAGCACTTTAATCATTTGCTGCAATTTGTCCAGCATCACGAGTTTGACCACGTTGGTGTCTTTACTTTTTCTCCCGAAGAGGGTACACCAGCCTACAACTTGCCCAATTCAGTTCCTCAAGCCGTCATGGAGGAGCGTCGCCAGACGCTGATGGCAGTTCAACAACCGATTACGTTGAAGAAAAACCAAGGTGAAGTGGGCAAGATCGTTGACGTTCTGATTGAGCAAGAGAACCCCTCAACCGGAAAACAGATCGGTCGCTCAGCTCGATTTGCCCCCGAGGTCGATGGATTAGTCTACGTCCAAGGCGAAGCCCCCTTGGGGACCATCGTGGAAGTAGAAATCACCGATGCTGGCATCTATGACCTCTATGGTTCTGTAGTCCCTAGTCCACTGTTAGTTGTCGGTTAA